The Branchiostoma lanceolatum isolate klBraLanc5 chromosome 17, klBraLanc5.hap2, whole genome shotgun sequence genome contains the following window.
TGCTTACTGTGAAATTACTTCCTTACACATTAACCTCCTGTTTCCTTGAATCACATCAAGTATGGCAGATATAAGACATTCTCCTAATAGCTGAACTGAATCTGCGTTGTAGAAACTCCCTACATTCACCCCTGCTTGCTTGGCCAAAGCACTGTTGACCCGTCTTGCTCATAAATATCAATGAGGTTACCTTACAAATTTTCAATATGGTTGACACACAGCGCTCTGGCGCGACGTTAACAGGAAATCTGTTTGTTTTTGAGAAAGGATGATACTAGTAGTTTCttcgtacatgtatttttcgTCGATATTCGGTGATGTCGTCAACCCACAGATCCGCCAGATCTAAAATTTGGTACCCGATAAACATTTAGTTTGGACACAGAAAGGACTGTTTCTGAACTTTACGCGCCAATCGTCTTGCTTTTGAACATTAATGAGCAGGTGTTATTTGGCACAAGCTTTTCCTTGCTACAACACCAAGGCATATTCTCCAATAGTCTAACAGTTGGTTATTTTCCAAGCCCTCAGTAGTGCTTTGGTCAGGCCAGGCAAGCAGAGGTGAAGGTAGGGAGTTTCTACTatgcggattcagctctgctaaTAGGAGAATGATATTAGATGTTCGTCCCTGAAACCTTATCACACTTAATACTCACGTGAGACCAATCTCAGACAAGCTTTTTGCTTCAAAAGTTGTAACATATTGCTGCATCATTCTAGCAACTACTGTACCATCCGAAACAATGTATTGACACTTATCTTGTATATTTCTCGCCCCTATATAATGTACATTTAGTACATTTACTATCATCCACTGTGTCTACTGCATTAATAATATATGATTCATAACACAAAATATTAGTGTATTTCTAGCACTTATAAGACCAAAGTTGCCATGAAGTCTGCTTAAGCAATTGTGGCATTAGTAAAATCAGCCAATTTAAGTACAGATAAATACTGATTGTAAAAAACATGTTATAGCTTAAACAAACTGGAtactacacgtacatgtaacaggaagcAATGGATTCCATTCTTCCAGTGGGGTCCAACATTAAATCTATGACATAGATTTCGCACAAAGAGCAAACAAAATAttaaatgataaaaatataGAGTATAATATTACCTACCtacaaaatcaaatacagtACTGAAGTGGAGAAACCTTATATTTTCCTTTCATGATTAGATTTACTGTGGATATTGGACATTATGCATAAGTTACAAAGAACAGTCATGGCTTAGTATATGGTGGCATGTCaatcaaaagaaaaacagtATCTATAAGACTGTAGTAATGTATGCGGCATTTGAGATTCTTTTGAAAACTATCCATTTGTGAAACTGTTTTGATTCCATGAATTTTTCAGTCAACTttatttgtaacagttgttataATCATGTAGTCTTTTTTTTACAGACAAACTTTGTCAACACTGTGTGAAAGTCAACACAGTTCAGCATTGGATACATTGCATACCTGACTGCTAAtgttgattttactaaagcagAAGTTTGAAGCAGCATGTAAGAAATTATTAACTATTTAGCACCGTTTCTGAGTTATTGCACCCATTTGGTCATGAAGTGTTTACATCCGTTAGCCCTGACTTGTTCAAACTTTTGTAGAGCAACAGTGTCCAATATCCAAGCTTTTCTTCTGGTTTGGTGTAAGTATCAGAATATGAGTATGTTGTTCAAAACCCTACAATCCTCTAATTTCACTCTTTTTCCACCTCCTCCTTTCAACATCACTGCCATCTCCCAACCATACGGAATCCTATCCCAGCACGCAACATTTGGGTAGACAATTGTTTAATGTCAGCAATTTATTGGCAAATCTTTTCTGTACTTATATCTTAGTCAACCAATTTCCAGTCAGTCTACCTGAAGGTCACCTTCTGAAGGGCAACAGCCATATTGGAATATTGCATGCTGGGACAGGATCCTTCCCAACCACCTCTCCCTAGGTCTTCAGGCGTTTCTTCAGTTCCGTTGGCAGCTTCTCGTAACACTTCTTACAAACAGGCCTCATATCAACTTCTATGAATCGACTCCTGAATAAGATAggaatgaaaaagaagaaagtctTAGCGGCAAAACTACAATGCTATTTTCTGCACACCCTAGCTTGAGAAATGCATACCCTTAAGCATATACCCTATACTTGACAAAAAGGTATTTCAGCTTGTATACCATACTTTTGTTTTAATGACTATTGTGATTCTTGACATGTTTGTGGTGATTCAATTTTTGAAGCTTTTGCACCTACACTTCCGACATTATATAAATCATTCTATGGATTCCATATGGTAATGTGTATATTGTCATGCAATACTCATTTGCaggttttgactttgacttcTATGCAGACCTTAAAACAGCTAGTGTTTCTTTACATGCACTGTAAAATAATACTTTCAGAAGCACACAAAGAAGAAAGCTGTATCGTAAAAGTGCATAAAAAAGTTGAAAGATAACACCTTGCTATGTCGGGAAGAAGAAGGAATAAAGTCATTAGAGTTAGTAATTGATTAATAAGTGCATATATGGCATGCCGCATATCATAAGAAACTCtctgaaaacaaaacagactacATGCCCAAATTAGTAGGTCATCATGCACAGCCACCACTTAAATGATTATAGCAAAATTCACCAATATCGTCTCACCGAGAAATAAAACTAAAGCatctagctacatgtagcacacAGCAAAAGTATCCGGGTATTGCTATAGTTGCTGTTTCTTCCATGCAAGTGCTGTAAGGGCTATGAGAGCACAAGGCAAATCTGTTAGTGCCTATGAAAAGAGGAAAAGGAAAGGCTTTGTTATAGCAATGCAGATGTGGTATAAGTTATGAATTAAAATCAAACAGCATTCCCCACACCTTGCTACTTGTCAAATATTATTTGCTAAATGCCTGTTATCACAGAACTGACGCTCAGAATAGCAAGCTACATGCGTATAGTATAGTGCAACAGTTTCTAGCCTACTGATACTAGAAGGCTCTCCATGCGCATTCTGTCAAACAAAACGATAGTGGGTAAAAACAATGCAGCATAGAACATGGTTAGTGCTGGTAAGTTAGCAACATGCCACCTTGATAGCCACGTGTCAGTAAACAGGAATTATTATGAAGAAAGGCCATCACAAGAGTTCTCCAGTATTTTCATTAAACTTCACAATTCAGAAGGTTTAAAGATGGTACTGTAAAGGTGTAGAAATTATTTGAATCTTAACTGATAGCAGTATGTGATGTTTAAAGGCATACTTACAGTATTTTTAAGACGACCAAATTGTTCACACTCAAATGATATTTTGATCTTTTCTTTACTCAAAAGGTCTCTTTAAAACTCCCCCATAAGAACAATTGTATTGAACTGTAGGACTGATGGATGGATTATAGATTGAACTTTAAAATCtattaaaagttaaaatccttcccttCCTTCTGCAGTGCTTTTAATCTgtgtctgtagcccttgggccacacagttgtaaAAGCACTACTAGGCTCAATTAGAAATAGCTAGTTTTCAAAAGTGCTGAGTACTAAGCTGAGAAAGCAGTCTGTACAATGTTTTTAAGTCTTGGTATGACCTGGCCAGGGCTCGAACTCACGAACTCCTGAGTACAATTAAAAATAGTCTCTTCAAAGTATAACCGTAGTATGCCTCTAAACTATGTAGTAACATGCATGAGGTGTCATTAATCCCTGACTGCGGCACGTCCAAACCTACATGCGTACATGGTACAGGATTGACTGACAGGCGTCACAGCCTTCACTTATAGCGCTTCTTCAGCTCCATGGGAAACTTGACGAAGCAGGCCTTGCAGACTGGCTTCATGTCAAACTCCAGGAACTTGGTGCTGTATGTGTGGAATGTAGACATGGTGAGTACAGTGGGCAGGGGTCTCCATAGGGATTTAGAGTAGAGCAGGGCTGTAGCAGGGTGCATAGCACCCTAAGCCATGCATTTGCACGTTGTGGGGCGCGTCGTGGAGGAGGTCTGCCCGTCAGGGGGGAGGTCTGCACGTTGTGGAGGGGGGAGGTCATTGGGGGAGGAGGGTATGGCAGACATTGAAAATTAGACAGCAAAAGTCTTTGCGCGGGGCATTTTCTAGCAGACATCGGTAATGAAATTTTTCTAAAGAATATCCCTGATCAAAATACCACTCTGAATACATGTGAAAGTGGTTTCACGTTTCTGACTgcacatttgaaaaaaataccGATTTGCATTTTGACTCCAGAAACGACTTTTgaacgaaaaaaaacaaactttaagatgaTTTTTGAATTAGCAACAGAGTATCAATTGCCTTCTAAGCTTCAGTTTGCTAAAAGATCGGTACTCGTAGCTTCGTTTGAAGCAGGCTTGGCAGACCGGCTTCATGTCAATCTCCAGGAACTTGGTGCTGTGTGGAATGTACACAAGGTGAGTACAGCAGCCTGCGTTTTCAGGGACACAGGCCCTGTACTGTGGCTGGGAGGGTTGGGGACACAATAGGGGCAATGGCAAACTGTGGATAGGTGCTGTCACACAGTAGTTGTACATCATTTTATTTCTGAATATCTTATATTCTAAATATAACAATCTTTTGACATAAATAGAGTAAAAATGGACACAATTCAGCCTAGTGCTGCATGTCTGTTaaaaaataaatcattatttttgattgattgattgattgatattgattgatattgatacaGGAAAACAGCTCTAAAAGGACATTTTCATCAGAAATATGGCAGGCGTCCTCCAcatgatttttagaaatcagctGATGTTCGCAGATGCACTACGCCCCGTTTAATGTGACAGGGTAAATTTTCATATTCGCTACACtctggcaattttgaaattcagcaaTCTTCTGGCGAACAACAAATCCCGGTGAAGGTCATTGACAGTGTGGCAGCCCCTTGATAAAATGTTTTATCAacatagtttttctcattaactCAGAATTTGAATTTCTTGGTTCAAAAGTAAAGCGTTTTGTCAGTAAGATTTGAAATCAGCCTGtttcacaaaaacacaaaaaaaagaacattgggTCATTTTGTTACTTATACAAGATGAATGAAAATGTAGACCAAAAACTTTCATGCCATCAACATTGCTCAAATGTCATGCCCATACTGCGATGTTCCAATGAACGTTAAGTTAGTAAAcataacacaaatacatacaaaaaagggtgttaaaacaatatgcaaTCCAAACAATAAACACATAGAAGTACACAGTACACTAcatgtgcatatatatatattacctaTATGTGTCCTTGGCATGACAAGGGAGCCGCATACTCCAAGGAAAAATACATCAGTCTACCATTTATATCATGTTCCTTGTTCAGTTGAAACTTAAATGGAGTATCACTTACAGTAAGGACTTACcatgcagaaaaacaaacaggTCTCAAAGCATGTCATGTATCTTAAATCAGCAATAATGACATGcaaactcacacaaacacatgcactttttcaacaattacacatacatgcactATAGAATAGACAGAAACATTGGATTCATATGTCACTTGAATTGCAGAAGCATGAACTTCACATTTCATATATAATTaagatttgaaatattttgttctCAAAGCTTAAAATGTGCCCACTTGGAATGTGTAGCTCGGAAATTCAACATAAATTTCATGTTTGATATTCACTGTAGGTATGCATTGAAGTAAGAATCATAGAATCCAACGTCATTGCAGTTACATAGAAAGAGACAAATGCATGACAAGATGCTATCAATGACACAAATCAACAATGAGTGAATTCAAGGCATAACAGTCAACACATCCAAACAAGTCATTCAGTTATATCAGAAAAGACACACCCCAAAAAAATCACCCTTTCAGACTTATTCCATATAATGCATGCTTCAAGATGCAAAGAAAAACCACACCAAACTGAAAGGCCAACAAGATGATGTTATATAATTTAAAACACACATTCATAAACAACATAATTCCTATAATCTGAATTCGATATCAGGCTGGACTAAATATTGTATAAATCTTTAAATTAATGTTTAATGTATAATTGTTAATACAttcaagtacaatgtagaaAGAGTATCAGGACTTTGACACCGAACAAACTCTTCTGAATGAACAAAATAATAACTACTGTTTTATGTAATAATTGGATGTATATGTGAAGAGCTGTATAGAGGAAAATGAGTACTTACTTGAGCGTGAGTTTCTGGTCACATATAGAACAGGCAAAGCAGGCCACGCACCAGGACTTGTTCAAGGCACTCACAACTAGAATGACAAATTATAATCGAATTTAAAGCGGCAAATTCAaagaggtatgcacacttcagatatccaggtgttcaagacatctTTTCTTCCTTAACAAAGCAAAAGCCTTGACATCACCCTTCTTTAAAACTGTGGCAATCGTATGGTACCTGGAATCATGACACTGACAGCCAACATTACAGGATTTTGGCTACAAATTACAATGCTAGCAGTTGCAAGCTGAAAATGGAAGAATCTTTTTAATGTTGCAAATACAAACTTTTGTCTTAAACATAGGAGTTTACCTCTAACAACACAGGCCATGAAATTATGACCTTGAACTATGACCTACCATCTCCGGTGATGACCTTGTTGCACTGATAGCAGACATCCCCGAACAGCTGGTTGTAGTGAGTCTCACAGTACGCCAGGCCCTTCCGCTCGTAGTGACGGTGGCCCAGGAACGGTTTCTCACATTTGGCACACACAAAATGCTGTACAAAAGCATTAGAAGGTGTGGTTACTACTTGGCTATCAAAGAAACAACTGTGGTTTTATTCTGCATCCGtcaatgtatacatatatgtcatacTATGATTGTAGATTGTCCTTAGACAGATTGCAATCCATGATTCTACTAGACTGTACAGAATGGTTTAAGGTAAACCTAACTCTACTAAATTAAACACTAACCCCATTTGTACTAGTAGAATTGCGGATTGTCCTACGACAGATCCCAATTGCAACGAAATCAAAATAGATTTTGTCTGGATTCTCTCTAAAAGGACTTTTAACTATTACCAGTCTGATACAGTATTTTCTAATTTCAAATTGCAGGAAATACATTCCATTTCATAGCCAAAAAAAAAGCTCAGATTGTGCCAGACATGGCACTTACCTCCACGTGCCACTGCTTGCCAAGCGCGTTCACCACACGAGTCTCGATAGGACGCCTGGATAACAAGATACAATGgcctccagtttaatttgggagATCCAAATGGGACTTCACTAAccttaaacccaaatggctttCTATcacatggtacaaaatgtacgtaaagatggggttaaaaatacGTTGTAGCCATTGAATTAGCCCAATTTTGCAGAGTTCTGGGAATCTGTGCCCGATTCTGGAGAATTCTGAGGGGAATTCTGAAAACTGGAGGCAGAATTCTGAAAACTGGAGGCAGAATTCTGAAACTGGAggcagaattctgggaactgtagccagaattctgcagaagtCTGAGAACCTGAACCAGGTTTACTCAATTTCAAGCCCTACACTTGATTGACATTTACTGTAGCTGACCTGCAAGCCCCACAAATGGGGATTCCCATCTTGTCATGGCAGGGGAGACAGTACAGCTCTCCTCGCAGCTCACGGGCAACTTCCGTCAGCTCCTTCCTGCAAACAACAGGTTTATAGATAAGTTAAAGTAAAAAACAGTTGAAAATAAGATGATCTACAAGTATCAAGACAGTCcttccaggcattctcgagttatcgtgtttacagaAAGACATACACACTTGAACACCGTGCAAAACATAAGCTTCTCCGCGAAGgtaacagtcaaacctggcacAGCCAACAAACTCCAGTCATAGGCCACAAAAAATGTGTCATTCAATGTAATTTCATCCAATAAAATGTAatcctgcatatctaaactatgcatacttgggtgtgctgcactagagatctctcaaacacacttgtTTCTCATTGTGGAGGATATCCAAAATGTATGTAACCCAGTAGATAAATATCAATGGAGATTACAGCTGCAGGACTTAGTGCTGCTTTAACTGAAAGTTGTTACCTACCCACAGTGGTGACAGTTGAAGTGGTACGGATGGTACGGTTCACTCTTGAATATCAGATGCTTGTCTTCAATCATTTGACTGGaaaatgaaaatgtgaaaaaattgtcaatatttgtcatttttctaaaaaaacatCTCAATAAATAAGAGAAACATCTAAAAGTATGAAGAAATCACTGTCCTATTGAAGAGAAACAAAAATCCTGCAATAAAAATTCATGGGAATGAATCTAAAGTTCATGCAACACAGAAAATAATCAGATGTTTGACTTACTGGCACTTTTGGCAGATGTACTTGCCCAGTCCTGAGGCCCTCTCCCGGGCATTGCAGGGGCGACACAGGGCCCTAGACACAGAAATGTTATGTTCAGCTAATTCAGCAACAGAATAAGGAAGCACTAACATATTTACCTGAAAAATCACACTTCTGGATTCTGATCAAAATTAAATATGCCTCACCCAAGCACCCTCTATTTATTTCTTGAAACTGTATTTAGTGTTTTAACTTGTACAATACAAAGAAATAGAAAGAATGATACACATTCTGGACTTCAAGTTTGTTCTTTGTCCAAAAGGTGTCAAAGTATGAGAGTCAGTGCAGAGGTAGAGATAAAGATAAACTTTCTTTTGGTCCTGTAGGGCAGTGGGCTGTAATCCACTGTGTGTCAGGGCAtgatattggaaggcggagtccGTCCcgctccttccaccgccttttaccccccaaccaaagtcagaaGAAATATAATGTTTTGTTCCCatggacacaatgtctagcccaGACTGTCAGAaatcgaacctgtgacctcttgatcttgTCAAGCCTAGCCGCTCAAGTGTGGGTGAGTGTAAACTGTCCTGTTACCTTCCAGCGTTCTTGACGAATCCTGTGTCGGCGAGCGGTGCATGACAGGTGTGGCAGGTGAAACAGTCGGGGTGCCAGTTGTTGTTCATGGCCTTGATGACACGACCAATCACAAACTCCCCTGCAAGAAACATTAACAGTCTCATAACATACCAACAGAGTAGGAAGGAAACAGATTGAATGGAAATAACAATTCTACTTTCATCAGTGgataggtggtcactatacatagacaggatttttaatgcttgtgtcaatggggaaaattatctaagggaccagcaaaaagtggtcacattggccagctgtttcttatgtagaggtggtcacttgcacaggtttgactgtattgtttCATGCTTTGCTTCTACAAATGACATCCATGGCTAAATTTGATCATACGATGTATACCACTTACCACATTGCCCACAGCACGGTGCATACAGCATGTGGAAGTCATGCTCACAGTACTTCCTCCCCTCATACTGAAACACAGGCAACAATTAATAACATCAACTTCTGTATTTGGTTTACTCTAAAGAGTCTAAGTCTAACATAATTAAACTTTCAGAGTGAATCTGGCAAGGAGAAAAGAGTACAGACTCTGATGTTAAATTTGACAGGcaaaacacacattttgttAACAACTATTTTGATAACAGAGTTAAATCATGTTTCTCATAGTTCAAACTAATAAAGCTAACATAATATaacatgacatcacagaagTAGTGGATTGCTcagtccttgacaaagactggagttgatcagtcaaaaattggttcagtccaatttttgtgtggacaattacagttcaacattGATATAGGATGACTTCTAccaaacacagatgaactttcaacttCAAGTTAATGAGATCATAAAGAATTGATgagtacattttttttgttgccaGTATTACTGATTAACTCACCTCGTAGAAGAGTCCATCGGGGAAAGGCTGGAAGCACTGGGCACACCTGGGGAGGAGAAAGTTTTCTGGCATGAGGGTTTAACTGGTAACCAAAATTATGTTATTCAATCAAGTCTCAAAGAACCATCTCCTTTTAAATGCTAGCCAGGCATGCTGCTATTGGCTTTGTATATTCTAAGGGACTAAGAGACTACACAACGATAACTATTGTTATCAGGCATCTACTAGTACAAATGTAATGGTCTCCATgataacccttgtcctgctgatgttttttttatgcaaatttattcaaTTCATCtaatttcttaatcaggtcattttcccttaACTTTTTCTGCGCTACGATTTGATGATATgggttcagctgaaaaatacccccaacgcATACATATACAGGACTCACATACGGGCTCTGTATATATAAATTGAGCCTATATATAGATTTCCTATAGGACAAGGGATAAGATGGGTTTGTTTCACAATAAAGAATGAGGATTTttcctaatgtacatgtacgaagCGAGTATACTTACACAAAGCACTTCTCGTGGTAGAGCTCCCCGTTGGAGTTGACCATCTTCTCATACGGCCCAAAGCCACCCCGACACCTGGTGCACATGGCATTGGCCAGGTTGGACATGATGGAGCTGGGGTGGGGAAATAAAACATTACACACTTGTCAAGGATTTACAGGGCTGGAGATACCACCTGCAAGGTTTcttctagaaaaaaat
Protein-coding sequences here:
- the LOC136423708 gene encoding LIM and senescent cell antigen-like-containing domain protein 1 isoform X3 is translated as MMMSEILPDEADWTETETEVEIEVEDLVPKSHWDLEAILDGRDTGEPKKRKIKKKVKKKVKRKPKPKPPTPPPRRITPSPPPKPKTPPPPPKPKTPEPSPEPPMQMVYVEECCITVNEEDDSGTGMGDDGLGDDDGLGGDGGDGGDSGADTGDETGFSEVEIQMADESEAAPGTMRSVSQWRGGDWRENTAPGRSGAMPLALHDSSLFQRRKDSVRKQDAIDRSIMSNLANAMCTRCRGGFGPYEKMVNSNGELYHEKCFVCAQCFQPFPDGLFYEYEGRKYCEHDFHMLYAPCCGQCGEFVIGRVIKAMNNNWHPDCFTCHTCHAPLADTGFVKNAGRALCRPCNARERASGLGKYICQKCHQMIEDKHLIFKSEPYHPYHFNCHHCGKELTEVARELRGELYCLPCHDKMGIPICGACRRPIETRVVNALGKQWHVEHFVCAKCEKPFLGHRHYERKGLAYCETHYNQLFGDVCYQCNKVITGDVVSALNKSWCVACFACSICDQKLTLNTKFLEFDMKPVCKACFVKFPMELKKRYK
- the LOC136423708 gene encoding LIM and senescent cell antigen-like-containing domain protein 1 isoform X2, with the protein product MMMSEILPDEADWTETETEVEIEVEDLVPKSHWDLEAILDGRDTGEPKKRKIKKKVKKKVKRKPKPKPPTPPPRRITPSPPPKPKTPPPPPKPKTPEPSPEPPMQMVYVEECCITVNEEDDSGTGMGDDGLGDDDGLGGDGGDGGDSGADTGDETGFSEVEIQMADESEAAPGTMRSVSQWRGGDWRENTAPGRSGAMPLALHDSSLFQRRKDSVRKQDAIDRSIMSNLANAMCTRCRGGFGPYEKMVNSNGELYHEKCFVCAQCFQPFPDGLFYEYEGRKYCEHDFHMLYAPCCGQCGEFVIGRVIKAMNNNWHPDCFTCHTCHAPLADTGFVKNAGRALCRPCNARERASGLGKYICQKCHQMIEDKHLIFKSEPYHPYHFNCHHCGKELTEVARELRGELYCLPCHDKMGIPICGACRRPIETRVVNALGKQWHVEHFVCAKCEKPFLGHRHYERKGLAYCETHYNQLFGDVCYQCNKVITGDVVSALNKSWCVACFACSICDQKLTLKSRFIEVDMRPVCKKCYEKLPTELKKRLKT
- the LOC136423708 gene encoding LIM and senescent cell antigen-like-containing domain protein 1 isoform X5 — encoded protein: MMMSEILPDEADWTETETEVEIEVEDLVPKSHWDLEAILDGRDTGEPKKRKIKKKVKKKVKRKPKPKPPTPPPRRITPSPPPKPKTPPPPPKPKTPEPSPEPPMQMVYVEECCITVNEEDDSGTGMGDDGLGDDDGLGGDGGDGGDSGADTGDETGFSEVEIQMADESEAAPGTMSSIMSNLANAMCTRCRGGFGPYEKMVNSNGELYHEKCFVCAQCFQPFPDGLFYEYEGRKYCEHDFHMLYAPCCGQCGEFVIGRVIKAMNNNWHPDCFTCHTCHAPLADTGFVKNAGRALCRPCNARERASGLGKYICQKCHQMIEDKHLIFKSEPYHPYHFNCHHCGKELTEVARELRGELYCLPCHDKMGIPICGACRRPIETRVVNALGKQWHVEHFVCAKCEKPFLGHRHYERKGLAYCETHYNQLFGDVCYQCNKVITGDVVSALNKSWCVACFACSICDQKLTLNTKFLEIDMKPVCQACFKRSYEYRSFSKLKLRRQLILCC
- the LOC136423708 gene encoding LIM and senescent cell antigen-like-containing domain protein 1 isoform X4 → MMMSEILPDEADWTETETEVEIEVEDLVPKSHWDLEAILDGRDTGEPKKRKIKKKVKKKVKRKPKPKPPTPPPRRITPSPPPKPKTPPPPPKPKTPEPSPEPPMQMVYVEECCITVNEEDDSGTGMGDDGLGDDDGLGGDGGDGGDSGADTGDETGFSEVEIQMADESEAAPGTMRSVSQWRGGDWSSIMSNLANAMCTRCRGGFGPYEKMVNSNGELYHEKCFVCAQCFQPFPDGLFYEYEGRKYCEHDFHMLYAPCCGQCGEFVIGRVIKAMNNNWHPDCFTCHTCHAPLADTGFVKNAGRALCRPCNARERASGLGKYICQKCHQMIEDKHLIFKSEPYHPYHFNCHHCGKELTEVARELRGELYCLPCHDKMGIPICGACRRPIETRVVNALGKQWHVEHFVCAKCEKPFLGHRHYERKGLAYCETHYNQLFGDVCYQCNKVITGDVVSALNKSWCVACFACSICDQKLTLNTKFLEIDMKPVCQACFKRSYEYRSFSKLKLRRQLILCC
- the LOC136423708 gene encoding LIM and senescent cell antigen-like-containing domain protein 1 isoform X1 — protein: MMMSEILPDEADWTETETEVEIEVEDLVPKSHWDLEAILDGRDTGEPKKRKIKKKVKKKVKRKPKPKPPTPPPRRITPSPPPKPKTPPPPPKPKTPEPSPEPPMQMVYVEECCITVNEEDDSGTGMGDDGLGDDDGLGGDGGDGGDSGADTGDETGFSEVEIQMADESEAAPGTMRSVSQWRGGDWRENTAPGRSGAMPLALHDSSLFQRRKDSVRKQDAIDRSIMSNLANAMCTRCRGGFGPYEKMVNSNGELYHEKCFVCAQCFQPFPDGLFYEYEGRKYCEHDFHMLYAPCCGQCGEFVIGRVIKAMNNNWHPDCFTCHTCHAPLADTGFVKNAGRALCRPCNARERASGLGKYICQKCHQMIEDKHLIFKSEPYHPYHFNCHHCGKELTEVARELRGELYCLPCHDKMGIPICGACRRPIETRVVNALGKQWHVEHFVCAKCEKPFLGHRHYERKGLAYCETHYNQLFGDVCYQCNKVITGDVVSALNKSWCVACFACSICDQKLTLNTKFLEIDMKPVCQACFKRSYEYRSFSKLKLRRQLILCC